A region of the Streptomyces durocortorensis genome:
CCACGAGGAGAGCGTCCACTTCCTCCTCGGCGGCCCGCCCGGCGAGGCCGACGAGGGGCTGTCACGACGCATGATGCGTGCCTGGTCGTCCTTCGCCACCCACGGCGACCCGGGTTGGGACCCCCTGGCCACGGGTGGGGAGTTGGATGCCTATGCGGATGCGGATGCGGGGGCCGGGGCGGCGGTACAGGTGTGGTGTACGGCGGAGGAGGGGGAGGCGGGCTCGTCGGGCACGGCGGGCGATGGTTTCCGTGACCTGTGGCGCGCGGCCGGTCTCCCCCTGGTCGCACCTTAGGGAGTGCCCGCCGGGCCCGCCGGTCGCTCTGCCCTGACCAGCCACGATGTGCTGCGCAGCCGGACCGTTCCGTCCGCCGCCCCGTAGGTGCGCAGATGGTCCGTCAGAGTCCGGCGGGCGGCGTCCTGTGCCCTGGAGCCGGCCTGCCCCATCAGGTGGCGGCCGGGCCCCGTCGCCAGCAAGAACTCCGCCGCGTCCTCCGCGCCCTGCCCCCATGTCCCGTACGCCTGAGCCTGGGTGATGGTGATCGCGGTGAATCCGGCTGCTGTGAGGATGTCGCGGACGCGGTCCGGGGCGGCCAACGAGAACATGCCAGGCAGCCCCGGTCGCCCGAAGTCGCCGAGGGGCAGGAAGTCGCGCAGTGACTCCATCGCCGTCACCCACTCGTTGAGCGTGGCATCGGCCGGGCAGACGAACGCCAGGCGCCCGCCCGGCCGCAGTGCCCGGGCGACATTGTCGAAGGCCGCCACGGGGTCGGCGAAGAACATCACCCCGAAACGGCTGATCGCCGCGTCGAACGTGCCTGCCTCAAAAGGGTGTGCCTGCGCGTCGCCCTGCGCGAAGGAGACGTTGGTGGAGCCTTCCCGCTCGGCGCGGGACCGAGCCTCGGCCAGCATCGGGCCGGAGAGGTCGAGGCCCAGCGCATACCCCTGGGGCGCCCGGAGCGCGGCGAGGCGCGTGGTCTGCCCGGAACCGCAGCCGAGGTCGAGGACACGGTGGTCCCCGGTGATGCCCGCGGCGTCGAGGAGCCGCTCGTTGAAGCCCTCGTTCACGGCGTTCCAGCGGTCCTGAGTGCGGGCCCAGTGGGCGCCCTCGGGACCGTTCCAGGCCTGCGCCTGCTGGGTGTTGACGATGACTGACACGGGTGGCCTCCGGTGTTGGGCGACTGAGAA
Encoded here:
- a CDS encoding class I SAM-dependent methyltransferase, whose protein sequence is MSVIVNTQQAQAWNGPEGAHWARTQDRWNAVNEGFNERLLDAAGITGDHRVLDLGCGSGQTTRLAALRAPQGYALGLDLSGPMLAEARSRAEREGSTNVSFAQGDAQAHPFEAGTFDAAISRFGVMFFADPVAAFDNVARALRPGGRLAFVCPADATLNEWVTAMESLRDFLPLGDFGRPGLPGMFSLAAPDRVRDILTAAGFTAITITQAQAYGTWGQGAEDAAEFLLATGPGRHLMGQAGSRAQDAARRTLTDHLRTYGAADGTVRLRSTSWLVRAERPAGPAGTP